Proteins from a single region of Cydia splendana chromosome 9, ilCydSple1.2, whole genome shotgun sequence:
- the LOC134793371 gene encoding odorant receptor 49b-like codes for MSIEGYKRIRNKKISRYSLQNMLKCLEDPEHPSAGPYLSFMNLTGNWHPNMELKSTRFKQMVFYITMTFFFSQYLKCVIGLDLSALLFILQTAPFHLGTPKTILFRKDYHLWEKLIDYMSRTELRQLSDEDEEVIDVMGEYIRKSRRVIYPFWLMAICCNISLFTDPYQKNQIVENGTDIYVPLFQFYVPFNQDVPPGYYYSMILQTILGNIMSSYIISWDSLVISTFIFFAGQLKISRVYCTKVIDPESKERSHENIIKCHRFHTSLIEHQKLFQKLISSVMFIYLIVISINLGSCIIQISNASGDLPAMMAAMLFVFGILVQLLIFYWFSNEVTVESLSVSSGVFESKWITMDAKIQKEVALLQLTTSKRLFFKAGPCNEMSLDTFVAILKTSYSFFTLLKETK; via the exons ATGTCGATAGAGGGATATAAACgaattagaaataaaaaaatatcgcgTTATTCACTACAAAACATGCTAAAGTGTCTTGAAGACCCTGAACACCCTTCGGCGGGTCCATATCTCAGCTTTATGAACCTCACGGGAAACTGGCACCCGAACATGGAATTAAAATCCACCCGTTTTAAACAGATGGTATTTTACATAACTATGACCTTTTTCTTCAGTCAGTATTTAAAATGTGTGATCGGCTTAGATCTCAGTGCTCTCCTTTTCATTCTACAAACCGCCCCTTTTCACTTGGGCACACCTAAGACCATCTTATTCCGAAAGGACTATCATCTCTGGGAGAAATTGATCGACTATATGTCACGCACAGAGCTGCGACAGCTCTCTGATGAAGATGAAGAAGTGATCGACGTTATGGGCGAGTATATTAGGAAGAGTAGGAGAGTAATTTACCCATTTTGGCTTATGGCTATCTGTTGCAACATAAGTTTATTCACTGACCCGTACCAGAAAAATCAAATTGTGGAGAACGGGACGGATATTTACGTACCGCTATTCCAATTTTACGTTCCTTTCAACCAGGATGTTCCACCAGGATACTATTATTCTATGATTCTTCAGACAATTCTAGGTAATATAATGAGTTCTTACATCATCTCTTGGGACTCGTTGGTAATATCTACGTTCATATTTTTCGCCGGTCAGCTCAAGATTTCTCGCGTCTATTGTACCAAAGTTATAGACCCTGAGAGCAAAGAACGAAGTCACGAGAATATTATAAAATGTCACCGTTTCCACACGTCTCTAATCGA GCACCAGAAATTATTCCAAAAATTGATATCATCCGTGATGTTCATATACCTTATTGTGATATCTATAAACTTAGGATCCTGCATCATACAAATCTCAAAT GCGTCAGGCGATTTACCAGCGATGATGGCGGCCATGCTATTCGTATTTGGCATTTTAGTTCAACTTTTGATATTCTATTGGTTCAGCAATGAAGTTACAGTAGag AGTTTATCAGTTAGCTCTGGTGTATTCGAaagcaaatggataaccatggaTGCAAAAATACAGAAGGAAGTAGCTTTGCTGCAACTCACCACGTCCAAACGGCTTTTTTTCAAAGCCGGGCCATGTAATGAAATGTCACTCGACACCTTTGTTGCA aTCCTAAAAACCAGCTACAGTTTCTTTACTCTTCTGAAAGAAACAAAGTAG